Proteins encoded by one window of Yersinia massiliensis:
- a CDS encoding fimbria/pilus outer membrane usher protein, translating into MYYQKNERLNYLSAFSLVIFSLGSVLFSPTSAAEDPEHVEFSDSFLRFSVDAARYSEGNPVAPGERSIDIYLNDQWVGRQNMRFELPTPDSKVASPCYDSALFAELGVDITHITSDILTQLDTTGVCLPLSNLVEGGNAIFDENIQRLDIQVPQAFLIRQARGYVNPKYWDDGVTAATLKYDYTGYRSNQRDISSQTYQYLGLLGGFNWQSWRLYYRSALNRSDNQGFDYQNLATYAERAVPSLYSKMTIGDSSTDGQVFDSISYRGIELTSDDRMFADSQRGYAPVVRGIARTNARVVVRQQGQSIYETTVPPGPFTIDDLYPTGQGGNLSVTITEADGSEQSFTVPFTAIAELLRPGTTRYSLMAGEYRDNSMVEKPTLFMGTVRHGLSNLITGNGGVVAAEGYLSASAGLAFNTSVGALAFNVTQAQTKLPDEGDQNGQSIGITYANSLPETNTSLTIASYHYSSDGFYTPSEAMRMRDYLQHGEVNRTIFNSSLPTDSTSYDDSFKYRRRNQAQISITQGLPEGYGSFYANANAQDYWGGQRRDMNFQLGYNNSYKSLSYNVAINRLRNMSSGDWDNQLSVSFSIPLGTQNGSPRLSTSYTSTRDSHSLQTGVSGSAGIDNQFNYGVSVADNRTDENGNYNTLGVNGNWLAPKATVGGSYSKSNDYDQVSASLSGGVVAYSGGVVFASSLGDTVGIVEAPDAAGARVTNYSGTRLDSRGRAIVPYLSPYRQNDVELDPKGLSSDVEFKTTSQRVAPTAGAVALMKFETSSGYSILLTGRRADSTPLPFGAEVKDANGIGVGYIAQGGQALVRVNEQDGHLRVIWGEGVGESCGFDYKLPSGAVAQGEFRQLEVICK; encoded by the coding sequence ATGTATTATCAAAAAAACGAGCGCCTGAACTATTTATCGGCATTCTCCCTTGTTATTTTTAGCTTGGGCAGTGTGCTATTTAGTCCGACTTCAGCAGCTGAAGATCCTGAACATGTTGAGTTCAGTGATTCTTTCCTTCGTTTCTCTGTGGATGCGGCGCGTTATAGTGAGGGGAACCCAGTTGCTCCAGGTGAGCGCAGCATTGATATTTATCTGAATGACCAGTGGGTTGGGCGTCAGAATATGCGCTTTGAATTACCTACGCCAGATTCTAAAGTTGCCTCCCCGTGTTATGACTCCGCGCTATTTGCTGAATTAGGCGTTGATATCACACATATCACTTCTGATATCTTAACGCAGCTTGATACAACCGGCGTATGCTTGCCATTGAGCAATCTCGTGGAGGGCGGCAATGCGATTTTTGATGAGAATATTCAGCGCCTCGATATTCAGGTTCCTCAAGCATTTTTAATCCGTCAGGCTCGTGGTTATGTTAACCCCAAATATTGGGATGACGGGGTGACTGCGGCAACGTTAAAATATGATTACACCGGTTATCGTAGCAATCAGCGCGATATTAGCAGCCAGACATATCAATATCTGGGGCTGTTGGGCGGTTTTAACTGGCAAAGTTGGCGTTTGTATTATCGTAGCGCACTCAATCGTAGTGATAACCAAGGATTTGATTATCAAAACTTAGCCACCTATGCTGAGCGCGCAGTGCCATCCTTATACAGCAAAATGACAATTGGTGATTCAAGCACTGATGGTCAGGTGTTTGACAGCATCAGTTACCGCGGTATTGAACTGACCTCAGATGATCGCATGTTTGCTGATTCTCAGCGTGGTTATGCACCAGTGGTACGTGGCATTGCTCGGACCAATGCCCGCGTAGTGGTGCGACAGCAAGGCCAATCCATCTATGAGACCACGGTACCGCCGGGGCCTTTTACCATCGACGACCTCTATCCTACTGGTCAGGGCGGTAATCTGAGTGTGACTATCACCGAAGCCGATGGTAGCGAACAGTCTTTTACCGTGCCTTTTACCGCCATTGCTGAATTATTACGGCCAGGAACAACGCGCTACTCCTTGATGGCCGGTGAGTATCGTGACAATTCAATGGTGGAAAAACCAACCCTGTTTATGGGGACCGTACGCCATGGTCTATCCAATCTCATTACGGGCAATGGCGGGGTTGTCGCTGCTGAAGGGTATCTTTCGGCATCTGCTGGGCTGGCATTTAATACTTCCGTCGGTGCGCTGGCATTTAATGTGACACAAGCACAAACCAAACTACCGGATGAAGGCGATCAGAATGGCCAGAGTATTGGTATCACCTACGCCAACTCCTTACCCGAAACCAATACCAGCCTGACCATCGCCAGCTACCATTATTCTAGTGATGGTTTTTACACACCCTCTGAAGCCATGCGGATGCGTGATTATCTACAGCACGGTGAAGTGAATAGAACTATTTTCAATTCTAGCCTGCCAACAGATAGCACTAGCTATGATGACAGCTTTAAATATCGTCGTCGTAATCAGGCGCAAATCAGTATTACTCAAGGCCTGCCTGAGGGTTACGGTTCGTTTTATGCCAATGCCAATGCGCAGGATTATTGGGGTGGGCAGAGGCGCGATATGAACTTCCAGCTTGGCTATAATAATAGCTATAAGTCATTGAGTTATAACGTCGCGATTAACCGGTTGCGCAATATGTCTAGCGGGGATTGGGATAATCAGTTGAGTGTTTCTTTCTCTATTCCGTTGGGAACTCAAAATGGCTCACCGCGGTTGAGTACCAGCTATACCAGCACTCGCGACAGTCATTCGCTACAAACGGGCGTTTCTGGTTCTGCCGGAATTGATAATCAATTTAACTATGGTGTCTCGGTTGCGGATAATCGTACTGATGAGAATGGCAACTATAACACTCTGGGTGTGAATGGTAATTGGCTGGCACCGAAAGCCACTGTGGGTGGCAGTTATTCAAAAAGTAATGATTACGATCAGGTCAGTGCCAGCCTGTCTGGCGGTGTTGTTGCTTACAGCGGTGGTGTGGTATTTGCCTCGTCGTTGGGTGATACCGTTGGCATTGTTGAAGCACCGGATGCGGCCGGTGCCCGTGTGACTAACTATTCGGGAACACGCCTTGATAGCCGAGGCCGGGCGATTGTGCCTTATCTGAGCCCTTATCGGCAGAATGATGTTGAACTTGATCCGAAAGGTTTGTCATCAGATGTGGAATTTAAAACCACCAGCCAGCGAGTTGCGCCAACCGCAGGGGCGGTGGCACTGATGAAGTTTGAGACTTCAAGCGGTTATTCGATTCTATTGACCGGTCGTCGGGCAGATAGCACGCCACTGCCTTTTGGTGCTGAAGTCAAAGACGCTAATGGTATCGGTGTGGGCTATATCGCTCAGGGTGGGCAGGCCTTGGTTCGAGTGAATGAACAAGATGGCCATCTGCGTGTGATATGGGGTGAGGGGGTTGGTGAGAGTTGCGGATTTGATTATAAATTACCCAGTGGCGCAGTGGCTCAGGGAGAATTCCGGCAGTTAGAGGTGATATGCAAATAA
- a CDS encoding fimbrial biogenesis chaperone, with translation MRKTFFIAFTLVTLFITATIARAEVMITGTRVIYNEKQREGIVKVSNTGNMPVLLQAWIDNGDANARPDTIKVPFSVTPPVIRLDPKRDQTIRLFRTGSGLATDRETLFWFNLLEIPPKPTKSATGEDNKLQLAFRTRIKMFYRPAELMMTSEQAMKHLTFSKKGNQLVIKNASPYYITFRKIEFRASKDSPVLANLSKINNKMVAPFAELSLPVNTQGATNNTTQVFYSIINDQGGETQGSQKLE, from the coding sequence ATGCGTAAAACATTCTTTATAGCGTTCACCTTGGTCACATTATTCATTACGGCGACAATTGCTCGCGCGGAAGTGATGATCACTGGGACGCGTGTCATTTACAATGAAAAGCAACGTGAAGGTATAGTTAAGGTTTCCAATACAGGGAATATGCCAGTTCTCTTGCAAGCCTGGATTGATAACGGTGATGCGAATGCACGTCCGGATACGATCAAGGTACCTTTTAGTGTTACGCCACCAGTAATACGTTTAGATCCTAAAAGAGATCAAACTATCCGGCTGTTTCGGACGGGCAGTGGCTTAGCAACTGATCGTGAAACGCTTTTTTGGTTTAATTTGTTAGAGATCCCACCTAAGCCAACAAAAAGTGCTACCGGCGAAGATAACAAACTACAACTGGCTTTCCGCACCAGAATTAAAATGTTTTATCGCCCAGCAGAATTAATGATGACGTCAGAACAAGCGATGAAACATTTGACCTTTTCTAAGAAAGGCAACCAGTTGGTAATAAAAAATGCGTCACCGTATTACATTACCTTTAGGAAAATTGAGTTTCGTGCATCTAAAGACAGCCCAGTTTTGGCTAACTTGAGTAAAATAAATAATAAAATGGTAGCACCTTTTGCTGAGCTTAGTTTACCTGTGAACACTCAAGGGGCGACTAATAATACGACACAAGTCTTTTATTCTATTATCAATGATCAAGGTGGAGAGACGCAGGGCTCTCAAAAACTGGAATAA
- a CDS encoding fimbrial protein — translation MKIKTTSALIAAITGLFIAQSAFATDGTITINGQITDTTCGVSVNNGTKDGTVNLPTISASALSTINSVAGTTPFSIVLSGCSGASMNNAYAYFEPGATVETSTGRLNSNGTSTGVQVRLLNKNSSPIMVGGAGQSSVVEDISGGGATLAYYAQYYANNASVGAGTVTTQVDYTIVYD, via the coding sequence ATGAAAATTAAAACTACCAGCGCATTAATTGCAGCTATCACTGGTCTGTTTATCGCGCAGTCTGCTTTTGCTACAGACGGCACTATTACTATCAATGGCCAAATTACTGATACCACTTGTGGCGTTTCAGTAAATAATGGCACTAAAGATGGCACAGTCAATTTACCGACTATCTCTGCCAGCGCATTGAGCACGATTAACTCGGTTGCCGGTACTACACCTTTTAGTATCGTCTTATCTGGTTGCTCTGGGGCGTCAATGAATAATGCTTATGCTTATTTTGAGCCAGGCGCTACGGTAGAAACCTCAACAGGTCGTTTGAACAGCAATGGCACATCGACAGGTGTTCAGGTTCGTCTATTAAATAAAAATAGCTCGCCTATTATGGTCGGCGGTGCAGGTCAGAGTAGTGTCGTCGAAGATATATCTGGTGGTGGCGCGACATTAGCCTATTATGCACAGTATTATGCGAACAACGCTTCAGTCGGTGCGGGTACAGTAACGACTCAAGTTGACTATACTATTGTTTATGACTAA
- a CDS encoding DinI-like family protein, whose translation MRVELIYDKRNVAGLANAGEMIKAELTKRVHRVFPDADVKVKAMQANGINTDANKQEKSVLNRLVEEMFEEADEWLVSDF comes from the coding sequence ATGCGTGTTGAATTGATTTATGACAAACGGAATGTCGCTGGTTTGGCTAATGCAGGTGAAATGATTAAGGCGGAGCTAACTAAACGTGTGCATCGTGTCTTTCCGGATGCCGACGTGAAAGTCAAAGCGATGCAAGCGAACGGCATCAATACTGATGCGAACAAACAAGAAAAATCAGTGCTCAATCGTTTGGTTGAAGAAATGTTTGAAGAAGCAGACGAATGGCTTGTCAGTGACTTTTAA
- a CDS encoding omptin family outer membrane protease: MKNVTLIKKSVCALALLMTCHIASASYNSSITDNLKVSTSLGLLSAESQESVYQPENQGHKVSQLDWKVRNAPIIKMDISWDLLSRLTLTAKGWSTLSSADGFMDNYDWLNQNQINWSEWSHHSKTNLNHANEIDLNVKFWLLNNNNYRIGAISGYQQSNNSWVAYGGDLIYSNGSQLIKLSDDIMAISYKQKFNMPYIGLAGHYRHQNFELNTMFKYSSWVNANGYDKHHLRNQTFNDTSKNSRYYGVAMDVGYYVTKNTKVFVEASWNRYSEGKGNSQMLNQATGQSINTLKGAGIAYRHQTLSLGLQHKF; this comes from the coding sequence ATGAAGAACGTAACATTAATTAAGAAAAGCGTATGCGCATTAGCATTGCTTATGACATGCCATATAGCCTCAGCTAGCTATAATTCAAGTATTACCGATAACTTAAAAGTGAGCACCTCACTGGGTTTATTAAGTGCAGAATCGCAAGAATCTGTCTATCAACCCGAAAACCAAGGGCATAAAGTCAGCCAACTGGATTGGAAAGTGAGAAACGCCCCCATCATCAAGATGGATATTTCATGGGATCTCTTATCTAGACTAACTTTAACGGCCAAAGGCTGGAGCACATTATCATCTGCAGATGGCTTCATGGATAATTATGACTGGCTAAATCAAAATCAAATTAATTGGAGTGAGTGGTCTCATCATAGTAAAACTAATTTAAACCATGCCAATGAAATTGATCTCAATGTCAAGTTTTGGCTTTTAAACAATAATAATTATCGTATTGGAGCCATATCCGGCTATCAGCAGAGTAACAATAGTTGGGTGGCATATGGTGGTGATTTAATTTACAGTAATGGCAGCCAACTCATTAAGCTGTCTGATGACATCATGGCCATCAGTTATAAGCAAAAATTTAATATGCCCTATATTGGGTTAGCTGGCCATTATCGCCATCAAAATTTCGAGCTTAATACAATGTTTAAATATAGCAGTTGGGTCAATGCCAATGGCTATGATAAGCATCATCTGCGTAATCAAACCTTCAACGATACCAGCAAAAACTCTCGCTATTATGGTGTCGCTATGGATGTCGGATATTATGTCACTAAAAATACCAAAGTATTTGTTGAAGCTTCTTGGAATCGATACTCCGAAGGTAAAGGAAATTCACAAATGCTCAACCAAGCAACGGGTCAGTCCATAAACACGCTAAAGGGTGCTGGTATCGCTTACCGCCACCAAACACTGTCCTTGGGTTTGCAGCATAAATTTTAA
- a CDS encoding methyl-accepting chemotaxis protein, with translation MLDSIRSRILAACIIIVAGSLAINTYFNYSVANKYNSSAIDNTLTAVTASHGVGIADWVAAKTQMIVSLKDSALTADPIPALRQVAAAGNFINVYIGYANKTATFSNPDGIPEGYDPTGRPWYLQAVKAGKPVVTPPYVDAGTNQLVVTFALPIIQDGNVKGVLAADVTMDSVIANVKSIHPTDDSFGMLIDADGTIIAHPDAQLTLKPLSDIAPSLDLKALLTATDPIVAKIGEQPKLLLAQAVPGTQWFTVVALDQAQATAGMRSLLTTSLVTLIVIILIAIVIIGLITQRALLPLSHVHKAMDAISSGTEDLTRRLPIEGRDEVAKIAQSFNRFADKLSAVMAQIRDTSESVRIAANEIAAGNQDLSGRTESAAASLQQTSAALEQISATVAQSASAARQANTAVLSAAKDASRGGDVIAKVITTMESIEAASGKIGDITSVIDGIAFQTNILALNAAVEAARAGEQGRGFAVVAGEVRTLAQRSAQAAKEIKTLIESTVSSVSSGSGQVRLASNTMTEIVSSVSDVTIIMSEITNAADEQMRGIHEINSAVAQLDTMVQQNAALVQESTAASAALQAQAVDLTGAVNQFRI, from the coding sequence ATGCTTGATTCCATTCGTTCACGTATCTTGGCTGCCTGCATCATCATCGTCGCGGGTTCTCTCGCCATTAACACTTATTTTAACTATTCCGTTGCCAACAAATATAACAGCAGTGCCATCGATAACACTTTGACTGCTGTGACCGCCAGTCATGGTGTCGGGATTGCAGACTGGGTGGCCGCTAAAACACAAATGATTGTGTCACTCAAAGACAGTGCACTGACGGCTGACCCGATACCCGCATTGCGTCAAGTGGCAGCGGCCGGTAATTTTATTAACGTTTATATTGGTTATGCCAATAAAACAGCCACCTTTTCTAATCCTGATGGCATTCCTGAAGGCTATGACCCCACTGGTCGCCCGTGGTATTTGCAAGCGGTTAAGGCTGGCAAACCCGTGGTGACTCCACCGTATGTTGATGCGGGGACTAATCAATTAGTGGTGACGTTTGCCTTACCCATTATTCAGGATGGGAATGTCAAAGGGGTATTGGCTGCCGATGTCACTATGGATAGCGTTATTGCAAACGTGAAATCCATACATCCAACCGATGATAGCTTCGGCATGTTAATTGATGCCGATGGCACCATTATCGCTCATCCGGATGCACAGCTAACCCTTAAGCCGCTAAGTGATATTGCACCGTCATTAGATCTAAAAGCTCTATTGACGGCGACAGATCCTATTGTTGCCAAGATAGGTGAGCAGCCTAAGTTGCTGCTTGCGCAAGCTGTACCGGGGACACAATGGTTTACAGTGGTCGCCCTAGATCAGGCACAAGCCACTGCCGGTATGCGATCATTACTGACAACGTCATTGGTGACGCTGATAGTGATTATTTTGATCGCTATCGTGATTATTGGCCTGATCACACAGCGTGCCTTACTCCCCCTTAGCCATGTGCATAAAGCCATGGACGCCATCAGCTCCGGCACCGAGGATTTAACGAGACGTTTGCCGATCGAAGGCCGTGATGAAGTGGCAAAAATTGCCCAATCATTCAACCGATTTGCCGACAAGCTGAGTGCTGTGATGGCACAAATTCGCGATACCAGCGAATCGGTACGTATTGCTGCCAATGAAATTGCGGCTGGTAATCAGGATTTATCCGGTCGAACAGAATCGGCTGCGGCTAGCTTGCAGCAAACATCGGCAGCACTGGAGCAAATATCGGCCACTGTTGCCCAATCAGCCAGTGCCGCACGCCAAGCAAACACGGCGGTACTCTCTGCGGCGAAAGATGCCTCTCGTGGGGGTGACGTGATTGCAAAAGTGATCACCACGATGGAATCAATTGAAGCCGCATCGGGCAAAATTGGCGATATCACGAGTGTGATCGATGGCATTGCGTTCCAGACCAATATTTTGGCATTGAATGCCGCGGTGGAGGCAGCCCGCGCCGGTGAACAAGGACGCGGTTTTGCAGTGGTGGCTGGTGAGGTTCGCACCTTGGCGCAACGCAGCGCACAAGCAGCGAAAGAGATTAAAACCCTGATCGAATCCACCGTCAGCAGTGTGTCATCAGGTTCTGGCCAAGTGCGACTGGCCAGCAATACCATGACTGAGATTGTCAGCAGCGTCTCTGATGTCACCATTATCATGTCAGAAATCACTAACGCTGCAGATGAACAAATGCGCGGCATCCATGAGATCAATAGTGCAGTCGCTCAGTTGGATACGATGGTGCAACAAAATGCAGCGTTGGTGCAGGAATCAACAGCAGCATCTGCAGCCTTACAAGCGCAGGCCGTTGATTTAACTGGCGCGGTGAATCAGTTTAGGATCTAG
- a CDS encoding MBL fold metallo-hydrolase, producing MAKKNPYYDASKPHHTEFGFQNLEPVIHHPQDLKRWREERKRQALPKPPQQGYTQFINDWWQAADFSGQQDALWWLGHASLLLRVAGKTVLFDPVLSSRASPLNFYGPARKTPVPARVKALPQIDVVVISHNHYDHLDVTTINQLLRRFPDITFLAPLGLKNWLLQHGARHVHELDWWDTTTAAEFEFHCVPARHWSMRTPWDRNQSLWSGWVVKRDGINFYFTGDTGYCQQLLTIGERLGPFNYAALPIGAYAPRWFMQAQHMDPQQSVQLFQQLEQPITVPIHWGVFELADESLDEPPQQLKLALAEAGVSNDNFAPIKIGARILLG from the coding sequence ATGGCGAAGAAAAACCCTTATTACGATGCCAGTAAACCCCATCACACGGAGTTTGGATTCCAGAATCTGGAGCCAGTTATTCATCATCCGCAAGATTTGAAGCGCTGGCGTGAAGAACGTAAACGCCAAGCATTACCAAAACCGCCTCAGCAGGGCTACACACAGTTCATCAATGACTGGTGGCAGGCGGCAGATTTTAGTGGTCAACAAGATGCGTTGTGGTGGTTAGGGCATGCCTCGCTTTTGCTGCGTGTGGCTGGAAAGACAGTGTTGTTTGATCCTGTGTTATCCAGCCGTGCTTCGCCGCTAAATTTTTACGGGCCTGCTCGTAAAACCCCAGTTCCCGCCAGAGTCAAGGCATTGCCGCAAATCGATGTGGTGGTGATTTCCCATAATCACTACGATCATTTGGATGTCACTACGATTAACCAATTATTGCGGCGCTTTCCCGATATCACCTTTTTGGCCCCCCTAGGACTGAAAAATTGGCTACTGCAACACGGTGCTCGCCATGTTCATGAGCTGGATTGGTGGGATACAACGACGGCCGCTGAATTTGAGTTTCATTGTGTACCGGCCCGTCATTGGAGCATGCGAACGCCTTGGGATCGCAACCAAAGTCTATGGTCGGGGTGGGTGGTCAAACGCGATGGAATCAACTTTTATTTCACTGGTGACACCGGTTATTGCCAGCAATTGCTGACTATAGGCGAGCGGTTGGGGCCATTCAATTATGCTGCATTACCGATTGGTGCTTATGCCCCTCGCTGGTTTATGCAAGCGCAGCATATGGACCCGCAGCAATCAGTGCAGTTATTCCAGCAATTAGAGCAGCCTATAACAGTGCCGATTCATTGGGGAGTATTTGAGTTGGCAGATGAGTCGTTGGATGAACCCCCGCAACAACTCAAATTAGCGTTAGCGGAAGCGGGGGTATCAAACGATAACTTTGCGCCGATTAAAATTGGTGCACGGATCTTATTGGGATAG
- a CDS encoding MFS transporter, with product MSKPITTRHTLAYGSANLLGSGALAISGAWLMYFYTTFCGLSVVEAATIFSIASILDAISNPIMGYITDNFYNTRLGRIFGRRRFFILLGIPLVLVYPMLWMSGFGFWYYLLTYALFELIYTSIMVPYETLATEMTTDFAKRSKLTGSKAIFGKVANFLAAFIPGQFIAIYGKDSATPFLYTGIAYGLIMCFAMIWLYSSSWERPASEVVRETTSSLGQALKKLCVDMASTFHLRIFRKHLGMYLFGFGAEWLFASAFTYFIIFGLGQDAALVSQLNSFSSIMQLISTAVFIGICVKMGFARPFRIALQVVIVSVIAYAALYFTGWSQTTTVVVLFGITAVFGLSTGGIYYIPWTVYTFLADVDEVLTGRRREGIYAGAMTFAGKMVRSIIVFAMGWTLSRFGFVSGQSSQPEVAVQAIVGVFAIGVISLALVAIYYTTQMKLDRKNHKILLEEIDRIKSGGAMADIPAHARAVAEELTGWKYEQCWGNNPLGMKETSTVIPKPVTES from the coding sequence ATGAGTAAACCTATTACAACCAGGCACACATTGGCATATGGGAGTGCCAATTTATTGGGCAGTGGGGCGTTAGCCATCAGCGGTGCTTGGCTGATGTATTTCTACACCACCTTTTGCGGATTGTCTGTCGTCGAAGCCGCTACAATTTTTTCAATCGCCAGTATTCTCGATGCTATTAGTAACCCAATCATGGGTTATATCACCGATAACTTCTACAACACTCGCTTGGGCCGCATCTTTGGTCGGCGTCGCTTCTTTATCTTGCTGGGTATTCCACTCGTATTAGTCTATCCGATGCTCTGGATGAGTGGCTTTGGTTTCTGGTATTACCTGCTGACCTACGCGCTGTTTGAGCTGATTTATACCTCCATCATGGTGCCTTATGAAACATTGGCAACCGAGATGACCACTGACTTTGCTAAACGCTCAAAATTAACCGGTTCCAAAGCCATTTTCGGTAAAGTTGCTAACTTTTTAGCGGCCTTTATTCCCGGACAATTTATTGCTATTTATGGCAAAGATTCAGCGACCCCCTTCCTCTATACCGGTATCGCCTACGGCTTGATTATGTGCTTCGCGATGATCTGGCTGTACAGTTCCTCATGGGAACGTCCAGCCAGTGAAGTGGTACGTGAAACCACCAGCAGTTTGGGTCAAGCACTGAAAAAACTGTGTGTGGACATGGCATCTACCTTCCATTTACGTATTTTCCGCAAGCATTTGGGCATGTATTTGTTCGGTTTCGGTGCTGAATGGTTGTTCGCTTCCGCCTTTACCTACTTTATTATTTTTGGCTTGGGCCAAGATGCTGCACTGGTTTCTCAGCTCAACAGCTTCAGTTCAATCATGCAGTTGATCTCAACCGCCGTCTTTATTGGTATATGCGTCAAAATGGGCTTTGCCCGTCCGTTCCGTATTGCCTTGCAAGTGGTGATAGTCAGTGTCATTGCCTATGCCGCGCTCTATTTTACGGGCTGGTCACAAACAACAACTGTGGTTGTTTTATTCGGCATCACTGCGGTATTCGGCTTAAGTACCGGTGGTATTTATTACATTCCGTGGACGGTTTATACCTTCCTGGCCGATGTAGACGAAGTATTAACAGGCCGTCGCCGTGAAGGGATATACGCAGGTGCCATGACCTTTGCCGGTAAAATGGTTCGCTCGATTATTGTCTTTGCCATGGGTTGGACATTAAGCCGCTTTGGTTTTGTGTCAGGTCAATCAAGTCAACCAGAAGTGGCGGTACAAGCAATTGTGGGTGTATTTGCTATCGGGGTCATCTCACTGGCGCTAGTGGCGATTTACTACACTACGCAAATGAAGTTAGACCGTAAGAATCATAAAATTCTGCTGGAAGAAATTGATCGTATTAAAAGTGGCGGTGCCATGGCGGATATCCCTGCACACGCCAGAGCCGTTGCTGAAGAGTTAACCGGCTGGAAGTATGAGCAATGCTGGGGAAATAACCCACTAGGCATGAAAGAAACTTCCACTGTGATCCCTAAACCGGTGACAGAAAGTTAA
- the ampH gene encoding D-alanyl-D-alanine-carboxypeptidase/endopeptidase AmpH translates to MDKRVLKHFSFSLLAAALFTTSLHSQAKTELLTSQVVDQYAEHIFYNSGAMGMALVVIDNNQVVNRSFGETKPGNNLRPRPDSLIRIASITKLMTSEVMVKLADDGTVKLTDPLRKYAPKGAKVPAYNTKQPITLLNLASHTSGLPREQPGGPQKRPVFTWPTKDNRWQWLKQATVTVPPGVRAAYSNLAYDLLADALSRASGKPYTSLLRDKITAPLGMKNTTLTPTAEQCSRLMVGVGSSRCENTLAAAGSGGIYSTPEDMQRWMQQFLSSDSSARKSSAKREQAMYFQRRDLTSLKGMDVAGQADALGLGWVYMAPNADLPGIMQKTGGGGGFITYMAMIPEKNIGVFVVVTRTQLTKFSNMSDGVNQLVAQLAKNG, encoded by the coding sequence ATGGATAAAAGAGTGCTGAAACATTTTTCCTTCTCGCTGCTGGCCGCTGCCCTATTCACCACCTCCTTGCACAGCCAAGCCAAAACAGAGCTTTTGACTTCACAAGTTGTGGACCAATACGCCGAACATATTTTCTATAACAGTGGTGCCATGGGAATGGCGTTGGTGGTTATCGATAACAATCAAGTGGTCAACCGCAGTTTTGGTGAAACCAAACCGGGCAACAACCTGCGCCCACGACCTGACTCATTAATTCGCATTGCCTCCATTACCAAGCTGATGACCAGTGAAGTGATGGTTAAGCTGGCCGATGATGGCACGGTTAAATTGACCGATCCGCTACGGAAATACGCACCTAAGGGTGCCAAGGTGCCTGCTTATAATACCAAACAACCGATTACCTTGTTGAATCTTGCCAGCCATACCAGTGGCCTGCCCCGCGAGCAACCCGGTGGCCCACAGAAAAGACCCGTATTCACTTGGCCAACCAAAGATAACCGCTGGCAGTGGCTGAAACAGGCGACCGTGACCGTACCACCGGGTGTCAGAGCCGCGTACTCCAACTTAGCCTATGACTTACTGGCTGATGCGCTATCACGGGCTTCTGGCAAACCTTATACCAGCTTACTGCGTGATAAAATTACCGCGCCGCTGGGCATGAAAAATACCACCCTCACCCCAACGGCAGAGCAATGTAGTCGCCTGATGGTCGGCGTTGGCAGCAGCCGCTGTGAGAACACCCTTGCGGCTGCCGGAAGTGGCGGGATTTATTCAACGCCAGAGGATATGCAGCGCTGGATGCAGCAATTCTTATCATCGGATAGCAGTGCGCGCAAAAGCTCAGCTAAACGTGAACAGGCGATGTATTTCCAGCGCCGTGACCTGACCTCATTGAAAGGCATGGATGTAGCGGGTCAAGCCGATGCGCTGGGTCTGGGCTGGGTGTATATGGCGCCGAATGCAGACCTACCGGGTATCATGCAGAAAACCGGTGGTGGCGGTGGATTCATTACTTACATGGCGATGATCCCAGAGAAGAACATCGGTGTGTTTGTGGTGGTCACTCGCACGCAACTGACTAAATTTAGCAATATGAGCGATGGCGTTAATCAGTTGGTCGCTCAATTGGCTAAGAATGGCTGA